In Plasmodium brasilianum strain Bolivian I chromosome 1, whole genome shotgun sequence, a single genomic region encodes these proteins:
- a CDS encoding coatomer subunit epsilon gives MDGALQIRDYFYAGFNNYCLKTYEHLGEEEKMQAAEYIYQIYMINNMNNNLILNLRNSKEENLYLLYLYYKYYYLDEKEDVLTEIKKIKTSSTNSTILKSRILFEHDLMDECFDLLNDDNIEIKAAKFFFLFSINRNDLVKEMIDDYLKMNDEIPIIKIVLAIFYLYNDNNKESFLIFDDLESLYTSVVNDISAVILNGKGVSNILNYEFNDAKEILKNSMKSKICNADIIFNLVTCSLYLFELDEANEYLNQLYNFYPSHHSLTVLKKIDHEVDNFVAEF, from the exons ATGGATGGTGCATTGCAG ATTCGAGACTACTTTTACGCAGGGTTTAACAACTACTGCCTGAAGACCTACGAGCACTTGggagaagaagaaaaaatgcaAGCAGCGGAGTACATATATCAAATTTATATgattaataatatgaacaataatttaattttaaacttAAGAAATTCAAAAGaggaaaatttatatttgttgtatttatattacaaatattattatttagacGAAAAAGAAGACGTGTtaacagaaataaaaaaaataaaaacgtcATCAACCAATAGcactatattaaaaagtagAATACTTTTTGAGCATGATTTGATGGATGAATGttttgatttattaaatgacgataatattgaaataaaggcggcaaaatttttttttttatttagtataAATAGAAACGATTTAGTTAAAGAAATGATTGATGATTActtaaaaatgaatgatGAAATACcgattataaaaattgttctagctattttttatttatataatgataataataaagagtcttttttaatttttgatgaTTTAGAATCTCTCTATACTTCCGTCGTCAATGATATATCAGCTGTTATTTTGAATGGTAAAGGGGTatctaatattttaaattatgagtTTAATGATGCAAAAgagattttaaaaaattccatgaaaagtaaaatttgCAATGccgatataatttttaatttagttACATGttctttgtatttatttgagTTAGACGAAGCCAATGAGTATTTAAATCaactatataatttttacccATCGCATCACAGTTTGACTGTTTTGAAGAAAATTGACCACGAGGTTGATAATTTTGTAGCAGAATTTTAG
- a CDS encoding plasmepsin X translates to MKNVPAVAIFYVALCFLYIFNGGKCDKLYKLGQNPIPCSECKDIHNCNACLFEENESSHAIHLKLNKKNKTDHSNLKKHHDSLKLGNVKYYVKRGEGISGSLGNGSGNTLDNLHVVYDEIKNSKEREKDSEKERNKERNRERNKERNRERNKERNRERNEERNEERNEERNRERNEEHDEEHDLKNKNFLDFTKYKGDGELPDHLSGVQRHEYFEKKKSTSDGGGDNTSGSSARAGDGSADRNDSRGNASTDTSSDLNANRYTDHNMTPNESNSELEKNFIDLKNQTATVERTEENVFLVPLKHLRDSQFVGKLLVGTPPQEIHPIFDTGSTNLWVVTTECEQDSCKKVNRYNPHMSKSFRRYFIGKNLHIVFGSGSITGSVGKETFILGDHIVRNQTFGLVESESNDNLAGENIFEYIDFEGIVGLGFPGMLSAGNVSFFDNLLSQNKNVFPQFSFYISPYDETSTFIVGGISKSLYEGNIYMIPVIKEYYWEVQLDAIYVGDKKLCCNEKSYAIFDTGTSYNTMPSSKINSFFELVSSISCNENNYKDILKNYPTIKYVFGDLVIELLPEEYMVLNEDTCIPAYMQIDVPSEKNHAYLLGSIAFMRHYFTVYMRGKEGKPSMVGIAKARKGA, encoded by the coding sequence ATGAAAAACGTTCCTGCTGTAGCTATATTTTACGTTGCCTTGTgctttctttatatatttaacggGGGTAAATGCGACAAACTTTACAAGCTAGGGCAGAACCCCATCCCATGTTCAGAATGCAAAGATATACATAATTGTAATGCTTGTTTGTTTGAAGAGAATGAATCATCTCACgcaatacatttaaaattaaataaaaaaaataaaactgaTCATAgtaatttgaaaaaacatCACGATTCGTTAAAACTAGGTAATGTAAAATACTATGTAAAAAGAGGAGAAGGAATTTCGGGAAGTCTGGGTAATGGCTCCGGAAATACGTTAGACAATTTACATGTTGTTTATGATgagataaaaaatagtaaagaGCGTGAAAAAGATAGTGAAAAGGAGCGTAATAAAGAGCGTAATAGAGAGCGTAATAAAGAGCGTAATAGAGAGCGTAATAAAGAGCGTAATAGAGAGCGTAATGAAGAGCGTAATGAAGAGCGTAATGAAGAGCGTAATAGAGAGCGTAATGAAGAGCATGATGAAGAGCATGAcctgaaaaataaaaactttttagATTTTACCAAGTACAAAGGGGACGGGGAACTGCCCGACCACCTGTCAGGGGTCCAAAGGCAcgaatattttgaaaaaaaaaagagtaccAGTGATGGTGGTGGTGATAATACCAGTGGTAGTAGCGCCAGAGCCGGTGATGGTAGTGCAGATAGGAATGATAGTCGTGGTAACGCTAGCACTGACACTAGTAGCGACCTCAACGCTAACCGCTACACTGACCACAATATGACCCCCAATGAGAGCAATTCAGAGCTCGAAAAGAATTTCATAGACCTAAAGAACCAAACTGCAACCGTGGAGAGAACTGAGGAGAACGTATTCTTAGTGCCTCTAAAGCATCTGAGGGATAGCCAATTTGTGGGTAAATTATTAGTTGGTACTCCGCCTCAAGAAATACATCCAATATTTGACACAGGAAGTACAAACTTATGGGTTGTAACAACAGAATGTGAACAAGATTCttgtaaaaaagtaaatagaTATAATCCTCATATGTCTAAATCGTTTAGAAGATATTTCATTGGTAAAAATTTACACATAGTTTTTGGTTCAGGTTCAATTACTGGTTCAGTTGGAAAGGAAACTTTTATATTAGGCGATCATATTGTACGTAATCAAACATTTGGATTAGTTGAAAGTGAGTCTAATGATAATTTGGCaggagaaaatatatttgaatatatagaTTTTGAAGGTATTGTTGGCTTAGGATTTCCAGGAATGTTATCTGCTGGgaatgtttctttttttgataatttattaagtcaaaataaaaatgtatttccacaattttccttttatatatctCCCTATGACGAAACATCTACTTTCATAGTTGGAGGAATAAGTAAATCTTTGTATGAaggtaatatttatatgatacCAGTAATTAAAGAATATTACTGGGAAGTACAGTTAGATGCTATATATGTAGgtgataaaaaattatgttgtAATGAAAAAAGCTATGCCATATTTGATACCGGAACGTCCTATAATACTATGCCTagttcaaaaataaattcttttttcgaATTGGTGAGCTCTATTTCATGTAATgagaataattataaagacattttaaagaattatcCAACTATTAAATACGTCTTTGGAGATTTAGTTATAGAACTATTACCAGAGGAATATATGGTATTAAATGAGGATACTTGTATACCtgcatatatgcaaattGATGTACCTTCGGAAAAAAATCATGCTTATTTACTTGGTAGTATAGCCTTTATGAGGCATTACTTTACTGTCTATATGCGCGGAAAAGAAGGAAAACCCTCCATGGTTGGAATTGCAAAGGCTAGAAAGGGCGCATAG